The region ATATAACCGAAAGATGGCATTGTCGTCCCGCAGGTAAATATCTTCACCTTTCTTCTCCTCTAATACCTCTCCCCCCAATGTCGTCTGAGCACCAAAAAACGCCAGACGACAACAATAGGGTAAAAGGTCAGCCCAAGGTGGGCTTGGCCCGTAAACCCAAATGGGAGATTAGAAATGACAGTATTCAAAATCATAGAAATGTTAGAGCGGATTGAATCCAAAGTTGATGGAAGAGACAGATGGCTCAGCACATCAGAGGCGTGCACATATGCGGGAGTCTCGGGAAAAACTTTGCGGAGAAATGTGATAAAAGGCGTTCTGAAATGTTCAACCGCCGTAGGAAAAAATCTGTACCTCAAAAGCGATTTGAAAAAATGGCTTCGGCAGAGGTAGTGGCGGGAGATGTATGATGATTTCTGATAACCTCGGAGTGCAAGACCTTTGGTGGCGAATGGTCAATGCATATGTACCCAATCTCAAGCCATCTGGCGGTGGCAATTACATTGGTAGCTGTCCGCACCCGGACCACGATGACAGAAAACCATCGTTCTCCGTTCACGAATTTGACCGGGTGTTTAATTGCTTTAGCTGTCCTTTCAAAGGCGATGCCGTTGATTTTGCTAAGCAGTTTGGAAATGACCCGAAACCATTCTATCGCGGGAAA is a window of Candidatus Neomarinimicrobiota bacterium DNA encoding:
- a CDS encoding DNA-binding protein, encoding MTVFKIIEMLERIESKVDGRDRWLSTSEACTYAGVSGKTLRRNVIKGVLKCSTAVGKNLYLKSDLKKWLRQR